Within Quadrisphaera setariae, the genomic segment GCATCCGCGAGGCGCAGCTGCGCAACACGTTCGAGGAGGCCCGCCGTTCGCAGGGCCGCACCGGCGACGTGCTGATCGAGCTGCTCGAGATGCGCCTGGACGCCCTCGTCCTGCGCTCCGGCCTGGCCCGCACCATCGCCCAGGCCCGCCAGCTGGTCGTGCACCGCCACATCCTGGTCGACGGCCAGCGCGTCGACCGCCCGTCGTTCCGCGTGAGCCCGGGCCAGATCATCTCGGTGCACGCCAAGAGCGCGCAGACCACGCCGTTCCAGGTGGCCGCCGCCGGCGCCCACCGCGACGTGCTGCCCACGCTCCCCGGCTACCTCGAGGTGCAGCTCGCCGACCTCAAGGTGCGCCTGGCGCGCCGCCCCACCCGCGAAGAGGTCCCCGTGACCTGCGAGGTCTCCCGCGTCGTCGAGTTCTACGCGCGCTGATCCACCCGTCCGCCGGCGCTCAGCCGGCGGTGGAGAGCCCCCGTCCCGCATCCGCGGGGCGGGGGCTCTCGGCGTCCTGGGCGCTGGCGGGGCCGTCCGAGGGCGGCGCGAGCTCCACCCGGTCGCGACCCCCGGCCTTGGCGCGGTACATGGCTTCGTCGGCCCTCACCAGCAGCCGCGACAGCACCTCGGCCGCCGAGGCGACCTGGGCGGTGGGGGCGGCGACGGCCACCCCGGCGCTGATGGTGACGCGCACTCCGTAGGGGGTCTCGGCGGTGGCCACGGCGCTCCGCAGGCGCTCCGCGGCCGCCGCGGCGTCCGCAGCACGCTCCCAGCAGCCGAGCCAGGCCATCTCCTCGCCGCCGAGGCGCACGGCCAGGTCGCCGCGGCGGGCCGTGGCGCGCAGCACGTCCGCCACGGTCACGAGCACCTGGTCACCGGCGTCGTGACCGAGGGCGTCGTTGACGGTCTTGAACCTGTCCACGTCGAGCACCACGACGGCCACGTGCTGCCCGCGGGGTGCGGAGGCCCGCAGCGCCTCGAACCCGCTGCTCATGCCCCGCCTGTTGAGCAGGCCTGTGAGCGGGTCCACCAGCGCCGATCCCGCCAGGAGCGAGAGCGCTGCGGTGCGCATGTGCTGCGCCCACGCCGACACGCCGCACACCCCGGCGGTGACCACGGCCACGGCCACGGCCAGGTAGCCCGCCAGGGGCCCTGGCGGGCTGCCCAGCAGCAGCACCAGCTGGCAGAGCACGACCACCGGACCGGCGAGGAGCAGGGGCCGCGGGCTCGTGAAGCTGCCGATGCCCAGCGCGAGGCCCGTCAGACCGACCGCCACGAGGACCTCGTGCCCGGGGGAGCCGGACCAGAGGCCGTCGGCAGTGAGCGCCACCGCTCCGACGGCGAACGCCGCCGCGGTGGCGCCCGCGGTGAGCACGTCACGCCGCACGTACGACCACACCAGCACTCCGCCCCACACCGCGGCGCTGCTCAGGACAGGGGCGCGGTTGACGGGGACTCCGACCAGCGCTGCGACGGTGAG encodes:
- a CDS encoding GGDEF domain-containing protein produces the protein MTPEPVDGLTPRVRARFMVAVAGGIVLLHLTHLTVAALVGVPVNRAPVLSSAAVWGGVLVWSYVRRDVLTAGATAAAFAVGAVALTADGLWSGSPGHEVLVAVGLTGLALGIGSFTSPRPLLLAGPVVVLCQLVLLLGSPPGPLAGYLAVAVAVVTAGVCGVSAWAQHMRTAALSLLAGSALVDPLTGLLNRRGMSSGFEALRASAPRGQHVAVVVLDVDRFKTVNDALGHDAGDQVLVTVADVLRATARRGDLAVRLGGEEMAWLGCWERAADAAAAAERLRSAVATAETPYGVRVTISAGVAVAAPTAQVASAAEVLSRLLVRADEAMYRAKAGGRDRVELAPPSDGPASAQDAESPRPADAGRGLSTAG
- the rpsD gene encoding 30S ribosomal protein S4; this encodes MSHSNRNRRQVRLSRALGVPLTPKAARYFEVRPYPPGEHGRARRRTESEYSLGLRQKQLLRAQYGIREAQLRNTFEEARRSQGRTGDVLIELLEMRLDALVLRSGLARTIAQARQLVVHRHILVDGQRVDRPSFRVSPGQIISVHAKSAQTTPFQVAAAGAHRDVLPTLPGYLEVQLADLKVRLARRPTREEVPVTCEVSRVVEFYAR